From ANME-2 cluster archaeon, one genomic window encodes:
- a CDS encoding type II toxin-antitoxin system RelE/ParE family toxin, with translation MIFDKKFKSDLKKLDKSVRDRILMKVFQLERFPELGKHLIAIDLWSLRIGKYRVLYTIKMNKLQVLVLTVGHRKKAYENM, from the coding sequence TTGATATTTGATAAAAAATTCAAATCTGATCTAAAAAAACTCGATAAATCTGTAAGGGATCGGATATTAATGAAAGTATTTCAACTTGAAAGATTTCCTGAGCTGGGAAAACATCTTATTGCTATTGATCTTTGGAGTCTGAGAATTGGAAAATATCGAGTATTGTATACAATCAAAATGAATAAGCTTCAAGTTCTAGTATTGACGGTGGGTCACCGTAAAAAAGCTTACGAAAATATGTAG